The sequence below is a genomic window from Setaria italica strain Yugu1 chromosome IV, Setaria_italica_v2.0, whole genome shotgun sequence.
GGGTCACAAATAAGTCCCGGTACGGTGGAGATTTTATTTTCATTAAATGAGGTGCCACATAAACAAACTTGATGACAGTCACTAAAACTGGAGGGGGAGGTGTATGCCACATTGGAGGTCTAAACTTTATGTGACATTTGAAAACAATAAAATAAACCTCATCATTGAGATTGGTCTAAAATAGGTCATTCATGTTATTATATCGTAAATACAGCAGACAAGACTAGGACATTGGGTGGACCACATAACTCCCACACACTCCGGCTAAGACACATTTAAGATGCCTGGTGGACTAGAAAGCCCACTTGACCTAACGATTAAACAGCTTGATGGCTAGTTCGCGTCTGCAACTTGTGCGCAAGTTTGCAGCGAGTTCGTTATCAGATCACGCTAGTCGTTGGAAGTCTTGATTTGCATTTGTGTGCGATGCTGGATTGGTTATGGATGGGTTCCTTGCATTATTGCATTATGTGCTCAGTAGGCCTTTGCTGAATCTGTGAGGGTTTAGGGTGCTCGTTCGTCCCTTTTTTTACTAATAATATACTCAACAACGCTATCCGTTTGCTTTCCAAGTATTTCATGTTGTAGTGACAATTGCTATTTGTCTATTTGTATCATAAATGTGCTAGTTATTAAAGCATATTTTTGTATATTATTGACCTAATTTTTCTGGAATCAGCTACTCATATAGGAGAACTTTTGACATGTTTGGATATTTGGGCTAATTGTTAGCCAGCTAAAGTTAGCGCCGGCTCATCCAAATAGAAGGGCTAATGGCTAGACTAATTGTTAACTAAAGCCATGGCTAACTATTTAGATTATTGAGAAGATTAATTTCaaggtttttattttttctagaaGATAGCAGTGATAAAAAAAAGAGTGATTCATTCAATTATCCAACAAAGCCCATCCACTAGCATTTTGGAAAATTTCCCATCCTTGTGATATGTACGAGTGGTACTACCTCTGTATCAATATATTTATCACTGTTAACTTTTTCTTACGGcgtttgaccattcatcttattcaaaaaattatgtacTTTACCATATCATAGGTGTTTTAAGTATGACTTATCCTTTCGTATATTTGCAACAATTTTTTTAATACGATGAACAATCAACGTTATAAGAAAAAGTCAACAAGTCAACAGCAACAAATATTTGTAACAGATGGAGTATATAATTTGCCATCCTTTCCCACTTTCAACAATCCAGTTGGTCCCACGTCCCACGTATCAATGACACAAGTAATTGACACTCCAAGAGTGGTATAAAATCAAATGCCGCTCCAACTTTGATGAGCCTATCATTTACTCTACCTCCGTTCGAAGATGCATCAATACCTAGTCAAATTATATACAGTATGTTTAGTGTATGAAAATCATATAACTAGGTTCATATTTCAAAACCTATTCTTTAGctataaatattataaatgtggGTGTTGACGCTTGATTTGGTCACACACCAAAGTATAGTCAAAGTATAATTTGCACGTTGTGTCAAACTGGTCCTATTACATGTCACAAAGATATCGCACAGAAACAGAATCATTCTTCCACTACTTCATTGAGCACCGATCAAGTCTGACACAAAGCTGAAAGCTCGCGAGCTGCTCATGCTTGGTTCCTGAAACTAGTGAGTCCGATGTAAATTATACATAAAGGCATGAAACTTCTCATGCTTGGCTCTATTGGTGCCATCGATAAGCACTGTACTCCCACTTTATTGTTTTCTTGTTTCCAAACTGTCATATGAGTACAAGAACGGTATAACTCTACTGATGCATCGTATTTTAGTACTTTTATTAAGGACTCTCGAATAATTAATTGTTTCTAGCTGACCCAAAGCATCATGCATGTATCTAAGAAATAACTCCATCCTAATACAGTATCATACAGTTTCTAATGATTGATTGTTCATGCTCAAACTGTATCTTATTTAAGATAACCTTTCTCATCCCACCTCATTAGTTCACTACTGCCATATAACAGAAATCATATGCGGCAGCTACATTGATGTGCATGATATGCTatagagcatctccaagaacTGATTCAGTTTGCTTGGTCTAATACTCTAATGCATGTTGTTATTAGCCACTAGTAGTTTGATCTTTGGTTAACACGACTACAACCTGACCCTTCATCAAGATtgtaacccccccccccccccccgggctcTCTCTTGGAGCTTTTAGGGGGATTACCCTTGGGGGATTAAGTGAGGGATATCATATATCAAACTATTCCCCAAATGTTTCAGCACAAGTAGTAACAACGTAAGTTTGGGGACCATGTCACAGATagattaacaaaaaaaataacaaaacgTCATCACACATTCATATGAATTGGATGCGAAGAACATAAGTACATGATGTGGAAAAGTAACAGGCTGCTAGTGCCTACATAACTAAAAAAGAAACAGAACTTTATTAGCACACACTGTATTCGCATACCCTTATCTAATTTTACTTGGAAGAGCACAATTTGGACCGGCTCCTATATGCCATGGGAAATAATGCCATCCTTACTCTCCATGCACTGCAACTTTAATCTCAACGCGCGCAATGCAGGATCAAATCTAATTATCAACTGAATCAAGCACGACTCGTCGTCCCTTTATTTCTTTGGCGCGGTCGATGGATCGATGGTCGATCTAGCAGCGGCATCCTCATCACTTGAGCAGTGGCGGGATGCTCTGCTCATTCCTGAAGTAGTCTTGAGGATCCACCCTGGCCTTGATCCTGGCGAGCCTCTCGAAGTTGCCCTTGTAGTACTTCTCGCCCCAGACCCTGCCGCTCTCGTAGGTGGAGACGTCGCCGACCACCTTGTTGACGCCGAGGTCGAGGTCCCTGTAGTTGACGTACGCCTGCCTCGGGTTCTTGGTCACGTAGGGCTCCATGAACGCGTACATGTCCCTGCTCCACTGCGTCGGCAGCGCGGCGGAGCCCTCGCCGAACCAGTAGCTGACGTACTGGATGTTGAACAGCATGCCCTGCCTGTGCGGGAACGGCGTCGCGTCCTCGGCGATGGAGCTGATCCTGCCGCCGTAGGGGTCCATGAtcatgaccccggcgccgggcTTCACGAGCCAGGTGAAGATCGTCTCCCACACGGCCTTGGGGATGGGATCCCGGACGTAGTCCGACTTGTACTTGCCGAAGGCCTTGATGTTGGACGTCCGGTTCAGGAGGTCCCTCACGGTGCCCGACTTGCCGAGCGGGATGTAGGGCACGGACTGGATCCACGACATCTCGTTGCAGTGCGTCGGGTTCATGCCCAGCTCCGGGAACCGGGCGTTCATGAGCGGGACCAGGTCATTGCACGTGCCGAGGAACAGGGCCTCGAACATGGCGTCCTGCCCCATGGCCATGATCCGGATCATGAGGTCCTCGGGGAGCGACGGCGCGACCTGCTGCCACTTGACGATGaggtcggcggcgccgtcgttgACCCCCCTGTGGATCTGGAACACGGTCACCGTGGGAGGGACGGGCACGAGCTTCACCTGCCACGACACCACGATGCCGAAgctcgagccgccgccgcccctgatgGCCCAGAAGTAGTCCTCGCCCATGGCTTTCCTGTCGAGCAGCTTGCCGTTGGCATCCACCACCTTGGCGTCGATGACGTTGTCCGCGGCGGTGCCGTACTTGCGGAGCATCAtgccgaagccgccgccgctgaagtggccgccgacgccgatggTCGCGCACACGCCCGCCGGGAACCCGAGCTTGGGTGTCGCCTTGGCGACGGCGTAGTAGATCTCGCCGAGCTGCGCGCCGGAGTCCACCCACGCCGTGGCCTGCTTGCCGTCGACGCGCACCTGCCGCATCTTGGAAAGGTCCACGACGGTGAACGGCTCCGGCTTGTCGGACCGGTACGACAGGCCCTCGTAGTCGTGCCCGCCGCTGCGCACGCGGAGCCGCATGCCGTATCGGCGGCCGCAGATGACGGCGGCTTGGATGTGGGAGGCGTCGGTGGGGGTGATGATGTAGAGCGGCTTCACCGTCTTGTCGGACAGGAACTTGAGGTTCCTGATGGTGGACGACCAGGTGGCGCCGTACGCCGGCGAGCTCTTGGCGAAGAGGAGCCGAGGGGGGACGCTCCTGGTGAGGCACGAGAGGAAGTCATCCTTGGGGGGCGCGTACGACGGCGGGCCGGAAATGGCGACGTGGCAGGAGGCCGAcaaggcgcagaggaggagcgCCAAGGCAGAGGCCCGTGATGTCGCCATTGTGTAGCTTGCAGTGTTGGGTGGCCAAAGGGACAGGACATGAGCTTTATATAGAGGCTTCGAATGGGCAGTTTCGCTTCATTCTCCGGTTCCTACTCGCGCGGATCGATCGATTGATGGAGGAGAGACGGAGTTACCACTCGGTAACTACCCTATATCGAGGAAGGTAACTAGTCAAACGCTGCGTTTTTACAGGGTCTGTGCCGGGACGGGATTTCTTGAGGTCGTGCGCGGTAAAGCTGGTGATGAGGAACGGGCATGTTCGAGTTGGTCAAAAGACAAAATCATGTTGAGGCATGCAGTACTAAACGTGGATGTGAAACAGAGACAACTTCGAAAATAGAAATCAAGGGCCCCAGTGGATGAGCAAAAGGAACGGAGAAAGCATAGGTAAAATGGCTACTCTAAGAGTTTCAGAAGAATTAACATATCGTAAACTTTGTAGGTTCAGATTTTGCAATTCTGACACTAATATATCCAAACTTTCAAATTGAAATTTCCAGTTCTCTATATGTTCGAGTAAATATTTTCAAACTTTCGATTCCAAAGTCTGAATGTTTAGTTGTGATACCTTCAACTAAAGTATTGTTTAAAAGGACTGATACCTTCAACAATAGTTAAAATTGCGGTATTCACCATCTAATAATCTTAAGTTAGATAGTACCAGCCCATCAGCCTGTGCTATGCACGGATTAATAATCTTGCAAGGCATAAATACTAGAAATTCATGAACAAATAAGGTCACATAGCTAATAATAAAAATTGTTTACCTTACGCTCTCTAATTTGTTAAATActctaacacaatacttatacaGATATTTAGTATATTATCTTCATCTTCGTACATGTTTTTATCCATATTTATAGTCTTTCTTTGTTCACTTTGCATCACTCTTCCATAtgtgaaattatttaattgaaccATTTGTTTAAGCTATGCTTTTAATATGAAAATCGGTATTATTGTCCCTTCCTCCATTTATTTATACGTGATAACACACATTGTGCATGTATattttaagttagtattttCTATACTGTCAATAGcagaaatagataatttagagtTATATATTGGTGTACTTTTTTTTAACAATGATATACATAAGTAACTAGGTTCATAATTTAAGTGTtactttagtttttttaataatgacatactTAGGTAATTTGATTGGTTAAAtttagttattttttataatgatagatgtgagaaatttatataaaattttatgactttattttaaattattattaattgcacatatgggtaatttagatgaagttAGGAGGCCATTTTAGATATTTTTAGTAGCAAAGGCGGATAATTTAGTTAGATTTAAGAGGTtgttttaggttatttttataattacaTAGGTGGATAATAGTTTGGAAAATACGGTAGATCTAATGGACACATGTTTCCGATTTTGTGAAAATTGCTAggatttttatatttttatttcgTACGTTTCGTGAAGAttccaattagtaatattaaCTTATTTTGCTTTACATGACCCCTCTAGTTCTCCAACCCGATCTCATTTTTGCCTTTTCTACTAACCATTCTAGTTTTTTTGGCTATATGGACATTACTTTAGACATCAGTTTTGCAGCCTCGAATGGTTGCATCACCTGGAAGTAGATATACGACGATGGTCTGGCTACTAGAGCCTATTGAACATCGGGAACAACTTTGCTaattacttcctccatcccaaattccTAGACTATAgttatttttagatttattctAAGTGAAATATttatctttgaccaataatatATCTAAAAAATTATTTCAGATAGAATCATTAAATCTTGTGTAGTTGATTTCACGGTCAATCTTTATAAATTTTGCGGATTTTTTAATTCATAACCAAAGTTTAAAATATTTGACTTATGCCGGATCGAAAAAGGTCTATATTCAAGGATGTAGAGAATAACAAGCATGAAGCAATTAGTCCATGCCATGTTTCCCTCTTCGGTTATGCTTGACCATACAAGAATGTAAAATTACAAAAAGTTGGAGTCATGCACTAATAATTGTGGAAGTGAAGCAACATTGAAAGTTGATTTTAAGGGCCTAATGGATGACCTCAAGGAACAGAGAGCACAAGGAGAGTGCAAGTTCATTGCAAGTTCAGGAAGAATTCATGCATTGTATGCTTTTTAATGGTAAAATTGTTTTTCTGATTTCAATATTAACATGTTCAAACTTTCAAATAGAAATTTAAAGTTTCTTAGAAAATCAACTTGAAATTACCAACTTTCAAATTTATGAAATGTTTGATTGTTTAGTTGTGATATCTTGAATTGCATGATTGTTAAAGGGGAATGTAACACCCTGTCCTCCAAAGCTGCACCACCCAACCCTTCTGAGGAGCGAACACATGTATACATAACACCCTACTTACACTTTCATATTCGCTttgcttcgtgtaaaagggttaacccgaaagTGTTATGGCTGGaagacaaaggcttataagttggctccacccttgctcaattAGCAAGGTgatactaaacatgcgcacctgcgctcatgggccactactGGATCAACCAAATTGGACCGGGTGTTACATACACCCCCCTCAAACAATCCGACGTCCTTGTTGGTCTAACTCATCCACACTTGGGCAGATGTTTATGAACGTTCCCTCTTAGTGCACGACCGTACATCCAGTGCCGGCACCATATGCCATGCTGTGTGTCCCGTCCAAAGCCCACACGCGTCATGTGCTatatgcccgcacactgacccgtatgcgcaaccgcgagggtcagctctgataccagttgaagcaccccgtcctccaaagccgcaccgcccagtCCTTCCGAGAGGCGGGCACACGTACACATAGCACTCTACTTGCACTTTCGttctcgcttcgtgtaaaaagGTTATATAGGGAATGAATTAAAAGTTCTGCTCATTTGTTCCTTGATTGTGATTTTGCCTAATCTTGTTGGCAATTGGTGGGATGGATGAT
It includes:
- the LOC101753510 gene encoding berberine bridge enzyme-like 26, with protein sequence MATSRASALALLLCALSASCHVAISGPPSYAPPKDDFLSCLTRSVPPRLLFAKSSPAYGATWSSTIRNLKFLSDKTVKPLYIITPTDASHIQAAVICGRRYGMRLRVRSGGHDYEGLSYRSDKPEPFTVVDLSKMRQVRVDGKQATAWVDSGAQLGEIYYAVAKATPKLGFPAGVCATIGVGGHFSGGGFGMMLRKYGTAADNVIDAKVVDANGKLLDRKAMGEDYFWAIRGGGGSSFGIVVSWQVKLVPVPPTVTVFQIHRGVNDGAADLIVKWQQVAPSLPEDLMIRIMAMGQDAMFEALFLGTCNDLVPLMNARFPELGMNPTHCNEMSWIQSVPYIPLGKSGTVRDLLNRTSNIKAFGKYKSDYVRDPIPKAVWETIFTWLVKPGAGVMIMDPYGGRISSIAEDATPFPHRQGMLFNIQYVSYWFGEGSAALPTQWSRDMYAFMEPYVTKNPRQAYVNYRDLDLGVNKVVGDVSTYESGRVWGEKYYKGNFERLARIKARVDPQDYFRNEQSIPPLLK